A window of the Lactuca sativa cultivar Salinas chromosome 5, Lsat_Salinas_v11, whole genome shotgun sequence genome harbors these coding sequences:
- the LOC111881472 gene encoding germacrene A hydroxylase, with amino-acid sequence MSTMEMYLITSIAIATVVFFHFKFIATRKTSKRNLPPEPWGLPIIGHMHHLIGTLPHRGITNLARKYGTFLHLRFGEVSTIVVSSPKLAKEVLTAYDLTFADRPHNLTAEIVVYHSTDIIFSPYGEYWRQLRRLCTTELLSVKKVKSFRSLREEESWYLVQDIRSSGSERPINLSYIIFSRMAVIISRAAFGKGLKDPTEFIDLIKRIVTEMGGFDVADIFPSKAFIHHLSGKRSRLAKIHNRVENVVNKILAESLSNRSNTSDESLLDILLRLKDGIEFPLTIDNVKAVILDVFGVGADTSAATIEWALSEVIRSPRVLEKLQTELRQVLNGKEKIQEEDIQDLSYLNQVIKETLRLHPPIPLVMPREARETCVLAGYDIPKKTKLIINVFAINRDPEYWNDPESFIPERFENNPTNILDEDYEYLPFGARRRMCPGIGLGLANIRLPLANILYNFNWKLPDGEKNEDLDMSECFGAAVHRKYGLILVPSF; translated from the exons ATGTCTACAATGGAAATGTATCTCATCACTTCCATAGCCATCGCCACTGTGGTCTTCTTTCATTTTAAGTTTATTGCAACCCGTAAGACATCCAAGAGAAACCTCCCTCCTGAGCCATGGGGACTTCCCATCATCGGACACATGCATCATTTAATTG GTACCTTGCCACATCGTGGTATTACAAACTTAGCCAGGAAGTATGGTACTTTTTTGCATCTACGATTTGGCGAGGTCTCCACAATCGTGGTGTCCTCCCCAAAATTGGCCAAGGAGGTTTTGACAGCTTATGATTTGACGTTTGCAGATAGGCCCCATAATTTAACTGCTGAAATTGTTGTATATCACAGCACAGATATCATCTTTTCTCCCTATGGTGAGTACTGGAGGCAATTGCGTAGGCTTTGCACTACGGAGCTCTTGAGTGTCAAGAAAGTGAAGTCGTTTCGGTCTCTTCGTGAGGAGGAGTCATGGTATCTTGTTCAAGATATTCGATCATCAGGGTCAGAGAGACCGATCAATCTCTCATACATCATTTTCAGCAGGATGGCAGTAATAATAAGTAGGGCAGCATTCGGTAAAGGACTCAAGGACCCCACAGAGtttatagatttaataaagaGAATAGTAACGGAAATGGGAGGTTTTGATGTGGCTGATATTTTTCCTTCCAAAGCATTTATTCATCACCTTTCAGGTAAGAGGTCTAGGTTAGCCAAGATACACAATAGAGTTGAGAATGTTGTTAATAAAATATTGGCTGAAAGCCTAAGCAACCGGTCCAACACATCAGACGAAAGCTTGCTTGATATTTTGCTTAGGCTCAAAGATGGCATTGAGTTCCCTTTGACAATTGATAACGTAAAAGCTGTGATTTTG GATGTGTTTGGAGTTGGTGCGGACACGTCAGCTGCCACGATTGAATGGGCTCTTTCAGAAGTGATAAGAAGTCCCAGAGTATTGGAGAAACTGCAAACTGAATTGAGGCAAGTGCTAAATGGAAAAGAAAAGATCCAAGAAGAAGATATTCAAGATCTTAGCTACTTAAACCAAGTAATCAAAGAAACATTAAGGTTGCACCCTCCAATACCCTTAGTTATGCCAAGAGAAGCTAGGGAGACATGTGTTTTGGCTGGGTACGATATTCCAAAGAAAACCAAACTTATTATCAATGTCTTTGCAATAAACAGGGACCCAGAATACTGGAATGATCCTGAAAGTTTTATACCCGAGAGGTTTGAAAACAATCCCACTAATATCCTCGATGAAGACTATGAGTATCTACCATTTGGGGCTAGGAGAAGAATGTGTCCTGGAATTGGCCTAGGTTTAGCCAATATTAGGCTCCCTCTCGCTAATATACTTTATAACTTCAACTGGAAACTTCCCGATGGGGAAAAGAATGAAGATCTAGACATGTCGGAGTGTTTCGGCGCTGCTGTTCATAGAAAATATGGGTTAATTTTAGTACCAAGCTTTTAA